In one window of Nicotiana tabacum cultivar K326 chromosome 12, ASM71507v2, whole genome shotgun sequence DNA:
- the LOC107763812 gene encoding gibberellin 2-beta-dioxygenase 6-like, with protein sequence MMIESWNPPLLHDYSKLSRQSSRDDGETNHSAKLVMEEYELPLIDLSGLKSKDERQKISCENAIAKASSEWGFFQVVNHGVSLDLLRKMRREQMKLFKASFQMKATCGILNNSYRWGNSTATCPKQFSWSEAFHIPMTKISEADSYGEFTTLREVMVEYAAAMQDLAKSLAGVLVRNLGQRDNLIKGICNESSCFLRLNHYPPCQISPEIFGLVPHTDSDFLTILHQDEVGGLQLMKDSKWIAVKPNQNALIVNIGDLFQAWSNDVYKSVEHKVMANGKMERFSIAYFLCPSYDYLIGSCKEPSIYRKFTFGEYRYQIQQDVKLIGHKVGLSRFVL encoded by the exons ATGATGATTGAGTCTTGGAATCCTCCTCTCTTACATGATTACTCTAAGCTTTCGCGACAGAGCAGTCGTGACGATGGTGAGACAAACCACAGCGCGAAACTGGTGATGGAAGAGTACGAACTTCCGTTGATAGACCTTAGCGGTCTAAAAAGTAAAGATGAGAGACAAAAGATTAGTTGCGAAAACGCAATAGCCAAGGCTTCATCTGAATGGGGTTTTTTTCAAGTTGTGAACCATGGTGTGAGTCTTGACTTACTTAGGAAGATGAGGAGAGAACAAATGAAGTTATTTAAGGCAtcttttcaaatgaaagctactTGTGGGATTTTAAATAATTCTTATAGATGGGGAAATTCAACAGCTACTTGTCCTAAGCAATTTTCTTGGTCAGAAGCTTTTCATATCCCTATGACAAAGATTTCAGAAGCTGATTCTTATGGAGAGTTCACAACTTTAAG GGAAGTGATGGTGGAATATGCAGCTGCAATGCAAGACCTAGCCAAATCACTTGCTGGAGTTCTTGTAAGAAACTTAGGTCAAAGAGATAATCTAATCAAAGGAATTTGCAATGAGAGTTCATGTTTTCTTAGACTCAATCACTATCCACCTTGTCAAATTTCTCCAGAAATATTTGGATTAGTACCACATACAGATAGTGATTTTTTGACCATTTTACATCAAGATGAAGTTGGTGGACTTCAACTAATGAAAGACTCCAAATGGATAGCTGTCAAACCTAACCAAAATGCACTTATTGTCAACATTGGAGATCTTTTTCAG GCTTGGAGCAACGATGTGTATAAAAGTGTGGAACACAAAGTGATGGCTAATGGAAAGATGGAGAGATTCTCAATAGCTTATTTCCTTTGCCCTTCTTATGATTATTTAATTGGAAGTTGCAAAGagccctctatttataggaaattCACTTTTGGAGAATACAGATATCAGATTCAACAAGATGTCAAATTAATTGGACACAAAGTAGGCCTCTCAAGATTTGTTCTATAG
- the LOC107763811 gene encoding uncharacterized protein LOC107763811 produces the protein MDDRIVLDKGRKRQLPRWMFATSAADQVKEKVKTDHVDSNNNTEEIVTQKRSRLKNRKTKDKKEAFTEESSTQISICQTTKRSRRKLNLPNDDCNDESGLMESECDRMKVNGNGALPMLRRQKQKTKNSKIEGGDGMEESTTKASGRSGLRKRKCRSVKENSNEAGPSLRRQKQKVKNSRNENCADVEELTPKTDDEDLTVEDLLSIAEEYAGDSDEDLTVEDLLSIAKEYVNENEQAASGKERSCPIEDAISMSIGSLSCTEVENQSLRREERNSDCISIQTTIEDAPPKLNMSENPTQDMLDVFLGPLLKKTHEEKRVELVREDMMSLAHNLNKKNQSDPSEGQPVLVKKKSSLKDKVALLLD, from the exons atggATGATCGGATTGTTCTTGACAAGGGTCGAAAAAGGCAGTTGCCTCGGTGGATGTTTGCTACGTCTGCTGCTGATCAAGTAAAGGAAAAAGTCAAAACTGATCATGTCGACAGTAATAATAATACAGAGGAAATTGTCACACAGAAGCGCAGCAGGTTGAAAAACAGAAAGACTAAGGACAAAAAGGAAGCATTCACTGAGGAATCATCCACACAGATTTCAATATGCCAAACAACAAAAAGAAGCAGAAGAAAGTTAAACCTACCAAATGATGACTGTAATGATGAAAGCGGTTTAATGGAGAGCGAGTGTGACAGGATGAAGGTAAATGGTAATGGAGCGTTGCCTATGTTGAGGAGACAGAAACAGAAAACGAAGAATTCCAAGATTGAGGGAGGTGATGGGATGGAAGAGTCAACAACAAAAGCAAGTGGTAGAAGTGGCTTAAGGAAGAGAAAATGCCGCAGCGTGAAGGAAAATTCTAATGAAGCTGGCCCTAGTTTAAGGAGGCAGAAACAGAAAGTAAAGAATTCCAGGAATGAGAATTGTGCCGATGTTGAAGAGTTGACACCAAAAACAGATGACGAGGATTTGACTGTTGAAGATCTACTGAGCATAGCAGAAGAG TATGCTGGTGATTCTGATGAAGATTTGACCGTTGAAGATTTACTGAGCATCGCTAAGGAG TATGTGAATGAGAATGAGCAAGCTGCATCAGGCAAAGAAAGAAGTTGTCCAATAGAGGATGCTATTTCCATGTCAATAGGCTCATTAAGTTGCACTGAAGTCgaaaatcaatctttgagaagagaagaaagaaattcTGATTGTATTTCAATTCAGACAACAATTGAAGATGCTCCTCCTAAGCTTAACATGTCCGAGAATCCTACTCAAGACATGTTAGATGTGTTTTTGGGCCCTTTGTTGAAGAAAACTCATGAGGAGAAGAGAGTTGAACTAGTTAGAGAAGACATGATGAGTTTAGCTCACAATCTAAACAAGAAAAACCAGAGCGATCCTTCTGAGGGTCAGCCAGTTTTGGTAAAGAAGAAAAGCAGTCTCAAGGACAAGGTAGCTCTGCTTCTTGACTAA